In the genome of Schistocerca piceifrons isolate TAMUIC-IGC-003096 chromosome X, iqSchPice1.1, whole genome shotgun sequence, one region contains:
- the LOC124721085 gene encoding cAMP-specific 3',5'-cyclic phosphodiesterase isoform X3, protein MKLAIETMEELDWCLDQLETIQTHRSVSDMASLKFKRMLNKELSHFSESSKSGNQISEYICSTFLDKQQELDLPSLRVEDSEQRTAKKKERPRPGAGATMSQISGVKRPLCHTNSFTGEKLPKHGVETPYEEELGTLLAEIDTWGIDIFKIGELSNGRPLTCVAYTAFQNRDLLKTFMIPPKTFITFMMTLEDHYVKDNPFHNSLHAADVTQSTNVLLNSPALESVFTPLEIMAALFAATIHDVDHPGLTNQFLINSSSELALMYNDESVLENHHLAVAFKLLQNEGCDIFVNMSKKQRQTLRKMAIDMVLSTDMSKHMSLLADLKTMVETKKVAGSGVLLLDNYTDRIQVLENLVHCADLSNPTKPLPLYRRWVDLLMEEFFQQGDREREQNLDISPMCDRHSATIEKSQVGFIDYIVHPLWETWADLVHPDAQDILDTLEENRDWYQSMIPPSPPPAEGGKTEGEQEGEEDTEDSGSEQSGAAAARHSGQPDRIRFQVTLEEGEGEGEGEGEEAAAAGM, encoded by the exons TTCAAACGCATGCTGAATAAAGAACTAAGCCATTTCTCAGAGTCCAGCAAATCAGGGAACCAGATCTCAGAGTACATCTGTTCAACTTTTCTTG ACAAGCAGCAGGAGTTGGACTTGCCATCTCTGCGGGTGGAAGATTCTGAGCAGCGCACTGCCAAGAAGAAGGAGCGCCCGCGCCCTGGCGCGGGCGCCACCATGTCACAGATCTCTGGGGTGAAGCGGCCCCTGTGCCACACCAACTCCTTCACTGGTGAGAAGCTGCCCAAGCACGGCGTCGAGACGCCCTACGAGGAAGAGCTCGGCACG CTGCTTGCAGAAATTGACACATGGGGCATTGATATATTCAAAATAGGAGAGCTATCCAATGGCAGACCTCTGACTTGCGTTGCTTACACAGCTTTCCAG AATCGTGATCTGCTGAAGACCTTCATGATCCCTCCAAAGACATTTATTACATTTATGATGACGCTGGAGGACCATTATGTCAAAGATAATCCATTTCACAACAGTCTGCATGCAGCAGATGTTACACAATCTACTAATGTTCTTCTCAATTCTCCTGCACTTGAGTCAGTTTTTACACCACTGGAAATCATGGCTGCATTGTTTGCAGCCACAATACATGATGTTGATCACCCTGGACTCACCAACCAATTCCTTATAAATTCAA GTTCTGAACTTGCTTTGATGTACAATGATGAATCTGTATTGGAAAATCACCACTTGGCTGTAGCTTTCAAACTCCTCCAAAATGAAGGCTGCGATATTTTTGTTAATATGAGCAAAAAGCAACGCCAAACATTAAGAAAAATGGCCATTGACATGGTACTATCAACTGATATGTCAAAACACATGTCTCTCCTTGCTGATCTTAAAACAATGGTGGAGACAAAGAAAGTGGCTGGCTCTGGAGTTTTACTGCTAGACAACTACACTGATCGTATTCAG GTACTAGAGAACTTAGTTCACTGTGCTGATCTGAGCAATCCTACAAAGCCTCTTCCATTATATCGACGATGGGTTGATCTTCTGATggaggaattctttcagcaagggGACAGAGAGCGTGAACAGAACCTAGACATCAGCCCAATGTGTGACAGACACAGTGCCACAATTGAGAAGTCTCAG GTTGGCTTCATTGACTACATCGTGCACCCCTTGTGGGAAACTTGGGCTGATTTGGTACACCCAGATGCACAAGACATCTTAGATACACTAGAGGAAAACCGAGATTGGTACCAAAGTATGATACCACCGAGTCCACCTCCAGCAGAAGGAGGAAAAACAGAAGGAGAGCAGGAAGGAGAGGAAGAtacagaagacagtggcagtgaacAGAGTGGGGCGGCTGCAGCCAGGCATTCTGGACAACCAGACAGAATTCGCTTTCAGGTGACCCTagaggaaggagaaggagaaggtgaaggtgaaggagaggaagcagcagcagcaggaatgtGA
- the LOC124721085 gene encoding cAMP-specific 3',5'-cyclic phosphodiesterase isoform X4, translating into MTLEKEQSSLFHDSFAWIPLVMDVSLMISNVILQFKRMLNKELSHFSESSKSGNQISEYICSTFLDKQQELDLPSLRVEDSEQRTAKKKERPRPGAGATMSQISGVKRPLCHTNSFTGEKLPKHGVETPYEEELGTLLAEIDTWGIDIFKIGELSNGRPLTCVAYTAFQNRDLLKTFMIPPKTFITFMMTLEDHYVKDNPFHNSLHAADVTQSTNVLLNSPALESVFTPLEIMAALFAATIHDVDHPGLTNQFLINSSSELALMYNDESVLENHHLAVAFKLLQNEGCDIFVNMSKKQRQTLRKMAIDMVLSTDMSKHMSLLADLKTMVETKKVAGSGVLLLDNYTDRIQVLENLVHCADLSNPTKPLPLYRRWVDLLMEEFFQQGDREREQNLDISPMCDRHSATIEKSQVGFIDYIVHPLWETWADLVHPDAQDILDTLEENRDWYQSMIPPSPPPAEGGKTEGEQEGEEDTEDSGSEQSGAAAARHSGQPDRIRFQVTLEEGEGEGEGEGEEAAAAGM; encoded by the exons TTCAAACGCATGCTGAATAAAGAACTAAGCCATTTCTCAGAGTCCAGCAAATCAGGGAACCAGATCTCAGAGTACATCTGTTCAACTTTTCTTG ACAAGCAGCAGGAGTTGGACTTGCCATCTCTGCGGGTGGAAGATTCTGAGCAGCGCACTGCCAAGAAGAAGGAGCGCCCGCGCCCTGGCGCGGGCGCCACCATGTCACAGATCTCTGGGGTGAAGCGGCCCCTGTGCCACACCAACTCCTTCACTGGTGAGAAGCTGCCCAAGCACGGCGTCGAGACGCCCTACGAGGAAGAGCTCGGCACG CTGCTTGCAGAAATTGACACATGGGGCATTGATATATTCAAAATAGGAGAGCTATCCAATGGCAGACCTCTGACTTGCGTTGCTTACACAGCTTTCCAG AATCGTGATCTGCTGAAGACCTTCATGATCCCTCCAAAGACATTTATTACATTTATGATGACGCTGGAGGACCATTATGTCAAAGATAATCCATTTCACAACAGTCTGCATGCAGCAGATGTTACACAATCTACTAATGTTCTTCTCAATTCTCCTGCACTTGAGTCAGTTTTTACACCACTGGAAATCATGGCTGCATTGTTTGCAGCCACAATACATGATGTTGATCACCCTGGACTCACCAACCAATTCCTTATAAATTCAA GTTCTGAACTTGCTTTGATGTACAATGATGAATCTGTATTGGAAAATCACCACTTGGCTGTAGCTTTCAAACTCCTCCAAAATGAAGGCTGCGATATTTTTGTTAATATGAGCAAAAAGCAACGCCAAACATTAAGAAAAATGGCCATTGACATGGTACTATCAACTGATATGTCAAAACACATGTCTCTCCTTGCTGATCTTAAAACAATGGTGGAGACAAAGAAAGTGGCTGGCTCTGGAGTTTTACTGCTAGACAACTACACTGATCGTATTCAG GTACTAGAGAACTTAGTTCACTGTGCTGATCTGAGCAATCCTACAAAGCCTCTTCCATTATATCGACGATGGGTTGATCTTCTGATggaggaattctttcagcaagggGACAGAGAGCGTGAACAGAACCTAGACATCAGCCCAATGTGTGACAGACACAGTGCCACAATTGAGAAGTCTCAG GTTGGCTTCATTGACTACATCGTGCACCCCTTGTGGGAAACTTGGGCTGATTTGGTACACCCAGATGCACAAGACATCTTAGATACACTAGAGGAAAACCGAGATTGGTACCAAAGTATGATACCACCGAGTCCACCTCCAGCAGAAGGAGGAAAAACAGAAGGAGAGCAGGAAGGAGAGGAAGAtacagaagacagtggcagtgaacAGAGTGGGGCGGCTGCAGCCAGGCATTCTGGACAACCAGACAGAATTCGCTTTCAGGTGACCCTagaggaaggagaaggagaaggtgaaggtgaaggagaggaagcagcagcagcaggaatgtGA